A single window of Methanothermobacter marburgensis str. Marburg DNA harbors:
- a CDS encoding MarR family transcriptional regulator, producing MKDMQAIRDEHRETRESMERYILVALFLIEQRWSYIVSREFREDGITAKQWLFMVILGNVFERPPSMQEMADAMSTTHQNVKQLAVRLEDKGLLRIKKDPENRRILRLEPTGRFHEFWAGRDERDSATLKSLFDSLDDEEVKSLFNVFSKLEEASKQRYMEYRKR from the coding sequence ATGAAGGATATGCAGGCAATACGGGATGAACACCGGGAGACAAGGGAGTCCATGGAGAGGTACATACTGGTAGCCCTCTTCCTCATCGAGCAGCGCTGGAGCTACATAGTGAGCCGCGAGTTCCGCGAAGATGGCATAACAGCAAAGCAGTGGCTCTTCATGGTGATCCTTGGAAACGTCTTTGAAAGGCCCCCCTCAATGCAGGAGATGGCTGATGCCATGAGCACCACCCACCAGAACGTCAAGCAACTTGCAGTTCGCCTTGAGGATAAGGGACTCCTGAGAATAAAAAAGGACCCTGAAAACAGGAGGATCCTGCGCCTCGAGCCAACAGGGAGGTTCCATGAGTTCTGGGCTGGTAGAGATGAGAGAGACTCCGCCACCCTGAAATCCCTCTTCGATTCACTTGACGATGAAGAGGTCAAAAGCCTGTTTAACGTATTTTCAAAGCTTGAGGAAGCCTCAAAGCAGCGATATATGGAATACCGTAAGAGATGA
- a CDS encoding HsdR family type I site-specific deoxyribonuclease codes for MKLNEEALEDYFMKELRGMGWNDIPAAELGRDDPENPLIESELIDSIRRINQYIEDDDIQQVIQELRGKAASIEGCKSILEYLKNGVYIKSATTGEPRKVKILDHDTPSHNSFTASRQVVFRRGDQTIRTDIMLFINGIPLVNIELKNPVGMSETWADAYRQIKDYEKTVPELYKYVQMGVAAEDFARYFPIVPWLDEVPTFEWRETDGKLPQKSRKQGHEHHTGLPAADILPLLRPERVLDFIRNYIYIRTEFGSTTKVIARHMQYHAAERIVERVLRNIRGEDKRNRGLIWHWQGSGKTLTMIFAASKLYRMKELENPTVFFIVDRRELEEQLYAELAALEIHQPERIESIAELKRTIASDDYRGKRGLFITLIQKFTDKLDDITAELREHGGETIMDRKNVIVFIDEAHRSQYGLLAAQMKDMLRSAFFFGFTGTPISKRERDTYDRFAYPPEEKYIHQYFITDSIRDGFTVKITYQPRLAGDVHLDRKHLEAFIGVEFEELPESIRKDVEESVKRKLDTIKTILENPRRIELIAEDIAKHFKENIDGRFKAMVVAPSRRACVLYKRELDRHLPPEYSEIVMTYTPRDEEIIRAYDEELMDKYHGRNHHEIKNLVLERFRDPDRNPRILIVTDMLLTGFDAPILQTMYLDKPLKEHRLLQAVARTNRPYRDVKEAGLIIDYIGVMGAELRRAFELYSKEEYEGAVYDMESMKREYEELLRETLRIFSDLEWDGMDIEVLSDAVELITSDEELEKKFTENYRELRRLFELLSDQPFIRHGLKDYRWLTVIYTYYQRVVSRKPSVEAETERYYQKTLKYIHRTTEFREIESKLPVIEFDSDYFENLRKVRDIRDKAALTVYTLNSYVLRNGTRNPIYESVAEKVERLLEQWREKTMDYEELYREGAAIIREIWKEERRMKELGLDEKEFAVLMTLRGRGIPEDKLKEYAVALTEEVDGNIFPGWTSQESVKRNVMRIIRVFLLRNLPKDAPKRRQIADEAQEDLMKIFERYQ; via the coding sequence CCAGGAAGGTCAAAATCCTTGACCACGATACCCCAAGCCACAACTCATTCACAGCATCAAGGCAGGTCGTATTCCGTCGTGGTGACCAGACCATAAGGACAGACATAATGCTCTTCATCAACGGCATCCCCCTCGTGAACATAGAACTCAAAAACCCCGTGGGGATGTCAGAGACATGGGCGGACGCCTACCGGCAGATAAAGGACTATGAGAAGACAGTGCCGGAACTCTACAAGTACGTACAGATGGGTGTCGCTGCTGAAGACTTTGCAAGGTACTTCCCGATAGTTCCCTGGCTTGATGAGGTCCCCACCTTCGAGTGGAGGGAGACGGATGGTAAACTCCCTCAAAAATCCAGAAAACAGGGCCATGAGCACCACACAGGACTCCCGGCCGCAGATATACTCCCACTCCTCAGACCAGAAAGGGTGCTCGACTTCATCAGGAACTACATCTACATAAGGACAGAGTTCGGATCAACAACCAAGGTCATAGCAAGGCACATGCAGTACCATGCAGCTGAGAGGATAGTTGAAAGGGTCCTTAGGAACATCAGGGGAGAAGATAAAAGGAACAGGGGCCTCATATGGCACTGGCAGGGATCAGGCAAAACCCTGACAATGATATTCGCGGCCAGTAAACTCTACAGGATGAAGGAACTGGAGAACCCAACAGTATTCTTCATAGTGGACCGCAGAGAACTTGAGGAACAGTTATACGCAGAACTCGCGGCACTGGAAATCCACCAGCCTGAAAGAATAGAATCCATAGCAGAATTAAAGAGAACAATAGCCAGCGATGACTACCGGGGAAAGAGGGGCCTATTCATAACACTCATACAGAAATTCACAGACAAACTTGATGATATAACAGCCGAACTCAGGGAACATGGAGGAGAAACCATAATGGACAGGAAGAACGTCATAGTCTTCATTGATGAGGCCCACAGGAGTCAGTATGGCCTCCTGGCAGCCCAGATGAAGGACATGCTGAGATCAGCGTTCTTCTTCGGCTTCACAGGAACACCCATATCAAAGAGGGAACGCGACACCTATGATAGGTTCGCATACCCCCCCGAAGAGAAATACATCCACCAGTACTTCATAACAGACTCCATAAGGGACGGCTTCACCGTGAAGATAACCTATCAGCCGAGACTCGCAGGTGACGTCCACCTTGACAGGAAGCACCTGGAGGCATTCATCGGTGTGGAATTCGAGGAACTGCCAGAATCCATAAGGAAGGACGTTGAGGAATCTGTTAAAAGGAAACTGGACACCATAAAAACCATCCTCGAGAACCCTCGCAGGATAGAGCTAATAGCAGAGGACATCGCGAAACACTTCAAAGAGAACATCGATGGAAGATTCAAGGCCATGGTTGTGGCTCCAAGCAGAAGGGCATGCGTCCTCTACAAGAGGGAACTCGACAGGCACCTCCCACCAGAGTACTCTGAGATCGTAATGACCTACACTCCACGGGACGAGGAGATAATAAGGGCCTATGATGAGGAACTCATGGATAAATACCATGGCAGGAACCACCATGAGATTAAAAACCTGGTACTGGAAAGGTTCAGGGACCCTGATAGGAACCCCCGGATACTCATAGTGACGGATATGCTCCTCACAGGATTCGACGCACCCATACTCCAGACCATGTACCTCGACAAGCCACTGAAGGAACACAGACTGCTGCAGGCAGTTGCAAGAACAAACAGACCCTACAGGGACGTCAAGGAGGCAGGCCTCATAATAGATTACATTGGAGTCATGGGGGCGGAACTGAGGCGCGCATTTGAGCTCTACAGTAAGGAGGAGTATGAGGGCGCAGTATACGATATGGAATCCATGAAGAGGGAATACGAGGAGCTACTCAGGGAGACCCTCAGGATCTTCAGCGACCTTGAATGGGATGGGATGGATATTGAGGTCCTCTCCGACGCGGTTGAACTCATAACCTCTGATGAAGAACTCGAAAAGAAATTCACAGAGAATTACCGTGAACTCAGAAGGCTCTTCGAGCTGCTCTCTGACCAGCCCTTCATAAGGCATGGCCTCAAGGATTACAGGTGGCTCACGGTCATCTACACATACTATCAGAGAGTCGTATCAAGGAAACCATCAGTTGAAGCCGAAACTGAAAGGTATTACCAGAAAACCCTCAAATACATCCACAGGACCACAGAGTTCAGGGAAATAGAAAGTAAACTCCCGGTAATAGAATTTGACTCCGATTACTTTGAAAACCTCAGGAAGGTCAGGGATATAAGGGATAAGGCTGCCTTAACAGTCTACACACTCAACTCATATGTCCTCAGGAATGGCACAAGGAACCCCATCTATGAATCGGTGGCTGAAAAGGTTGAACGCCTCCTGGAACAGTGGAGGGAGAAAACCATGGACTACGAGGAACTCTACAGGGAGGGCGCTGCCATCATAAGAGAGATCTGGAAGGAGGAGCGCAGAATGAAGGAGCTCGGTCTTGACGAGAAGGAGTTCGCGGTCCTGATGACCCTCAGGGGTAGAGGTATACCAGAGGATAAACTGAAGGAATATGCTGTTGCCCTTACAGAGGAGGTTGATGGGAACATATTCCCTGGATGGACGTCCCAGGAGAGCGTTAAGAGGAATGTTATGAGAATCATAAGGGTTTTCCTCCTGAGGAACCTCCCGAAGGATGCGCCCAAAAGAAGGCAGATCGCCGATGAAGCACAGGAAGATCTTATGAAAATATTTGAGAGGTATCAGTGA
- a CDS encoding nitroreductase family protein, translated as MKELYPFIFRRKSTRKYRGPASEDELREIEDRLEKLEPLLEDVDTEFRLLERDDVRTRMQQPAPHYIAAFSDGYVGKVNVGFMLQQMDLRISGMGLGSCWQGIPRLRAHVKSELDFVILLAFGAAAEPVHREHSEFRRKPLSKITDMEGMDDVLEAVRLAPSAVNNQPWYFTGGDGKIHAYCQVQSPLKRRLVGRWNPIDMGIALAHLRISLEYHGYRSEFRILDGVDELKNYSYTGTFIYGD; from the coding sequence ATGAAAGAACTCTATCCATTCATTTTCAGAAGAAAGTCCACGAGAAAGTACAGGGGCCCTGCATCAGAGGATGAGCTCAGGGAAATTGAGGACCGCCTTGAGAAACTTGAACCCCTGCTGGAGGATGTTGATACCGAATTCAGGCTCCTGGAGAGGGATGATGTGAGGACCCGGATGCAGCAGCCGGCCCCCCACTATATAGCAGCCTTCTCAGATGGCTATGTGGGGAAGGTGAATGTGGGATTCATGCTCCAGCAGATGGACCTCAGAATCTCAGGCATGGGCCTCGGGAGCTGCTGGCAGGGGATCCCACGGCTGAGGGCTCATGTGAAGTCTGAACTTGATTTTGTCATACTCCTGGCCTTTGGTGCTGCAGCTGAACCCGTCCACAGGGAGCACTCCGAGTTCAGGAGGAAGCCCCTCAGTAAGATAACGGACATGGAGGGGATGGATGACGTCCTCGAGGCCGTGAGACTTGCACCCTCAGCTGTCAACAACCAGCCATGGTACTTCACCGGTGGAGATGGAAAGATCCATGCCTACTGCCAGGTGCAGAGCCCCCTCAAGAGGCGCCTTGTGGGGAGGTGGAACCCCATAGATATGGGGATAGCCCTTGCACACCTCAGGATCTCACTTGAATACCACGGGTACCGGTCTGAATTCAGAATCCTCGACGGGGTGGATGAACTTAAAAACTACAGCTACACCGGTACATTCATCTATGGGGACTGA
- the fwdF gene encoding tungsten-dependent formylmethanofuran dehydrogenase subunit FwdF has translation MLVNERMGSERRTLNYNPDLCTGCGLCSETCPVDAIDIAPLLPIARGLIKMNRVSFNKEKCVLCGLCASVCIFGAIDLQKDGKSIRGADEYPFWDFKLEIDDEKCFLCGNCADACPRNALLTIRDLPERKSLVKGEINVSMEKCIYCGECAAMCPVSAIEISWRDPDSSNMAIADGIRVDEDKCLYCGICKRICPVGAIRMSCLTCMYKEELKATVEGAVITIDEKCAHCGWCMEICPANAITVKKPIRGTIGQADERCRGESCHACVDVCPCNAISIINGTARIDEKFCVFCGACSSVCPDGLLSIERSELRIRNLKSVAWEHIIKTALQK, from the coding sequence ATGTTGGTTAATGAAAGGATGGGTTCTGAAAGGAGGACACTGAATTACAATCCGGATCTATGCACGGGTTGTGGGTTATGTTCAGAGACATGCCCTGTGGACGCTATAGATATAGCTCCTCTTCTCCCAATAGCGAGGGGTTTAATCAAAATGAACAGAGTGTCCTTCAACAAGGAGAAGTGTGTTCTATGTGGGTTATGTGCTTCAGTATGCATCTTCGGAGCCATAGATCTCCAGAAGGATGGTAAAAGCATAAGGGGCGCCGATGAATATCCGTTCTGGGACTTTAAACTTGAAATTGATGACGAAAAATGCTTTTTATGCGGTAATTGCGCCGATGCATGTCCAAGGAATGCACTCTTAACCATCAGGGATCTTCCTGAACGTAAATCCCTTGTAAAAGGGGAGATAAATGTATCAATGGAAAAATGCATCTATTGTGGTGAATGTGCAGCTATGTGTCCTGTATCAGCCATTGAAATAAGCTGGAGAGACCCGGATTCATCAAATATGGCGATAGCCGATGGAATCCGGGTGGATGAGGATAAATGTCTCTACTGCGGCATATGCAAAAGGATATGTCCTGTTGGCGCCATCCGTATGAGCTGTCTGACATGCATGTATAAGGAGGAACTGAAGGCCACTGTTGAGGGTGCTGTCATAACAATTGATGAAAAATGTGCTCACTGTGGTTGGTGTATGGAAATATGCCCGGCAAATGCGATCACCGTTAAAAAACCCATCAGAGGAACCATAGGCCAGGCAGATGAGCGATGCAGGGGTGAGTCATGCCACGCGTGTGTGGATGTTTGTCCCTGTAATGCAATCAGTATAATAAATGGTACTGCCCGGATCGATGAGAAATTCTGCGTATTCTGCGGAGCATGCTCCAGTGTCTGTCCCGATGGACTCCTCTCTATTGAAAGGTCTGAACTAAGGATCAGGAATCTAAAGTCAGTGGCATGGGAACACATCATAAAGACGGCACTCCAGAAATAA
- a CDS encoding TIGR04076 family protein has protein sequence MDVLEIRVHEIRGKCPVHREGDRITVDDPEIDLERTDALCTHALSTILHYTTILERNWCPVELGLTVDGDEEHAYMQCVDPGEPYTDGGTVIFQVRGLR, from the coding sequence ATGGATGTGCTTGAGATACGCGTGCATGAGATAAGGGGTAAGTGCCCGGTGCACCGGGAGGGGGACCGGATAACAGTTGACGACCCTGAGATAGACCTTGAAAGGACAGACGCCCTCTGCACACACGCCCTATCCACGATCCTGCACTACACCACAATCCTTGAGAGGAACTGGTGTCCTGTGGAACTTGGACTCACAGTGGACGGCGACGAGGAGCACGCCTACATGCAGTGCGTGGACCCTGGCGAACCCTACACAGATGGCGGCACAGTCATATTCCAGGTTAGGGGACTCAGATAA
- a CDS encoding carboxymuconolactone decarboxylase family protein, translating into MKTGADRFLGELPEVAESFKNFREAVRSEGKLTEREKLLISVACSVAVRCDACTRRHAEEALEAGITEGELAEAAAVAALIRAGSAMNTASAIFRD; encoded by the coding sequence ATGAAGACAGGAGCAGACAGATTTCTTGGGGAACTACCTGAAGTTGCAGAATCATTCAAAAACTTCAGGGAAGCAGTTAGATCTGAGGGTAAACTCACAGAGAGGGAGAAACTTCTCATATCGGTGGCATGTTCGGTTGCAGTCAGGTGTGATGCATGCACACGGAGACACGCAGAGGAGGCCCTTGAGGCAGGTATAACAGAGGGGGAACTGGCAGAGGCCGCGGCGGTGGCGGCACTGATAAGGGCCGGCTCTGCAATGAACACGGCCTCAGCCATATTCAGGGACTGA
- the modA gene encoding molybdate ABC transporter substrate-binding protein has translation MDKKIMAFVIGLLILSAVTGAYLITGNSKTMKGSEITVLAGAGLMKPMNEIITNFEKKTGKKVNVQYGGSGELLATLMTSKKGDVLITGEYTTMDKAKEKGYIINDTIVNVTSHKPVIAVKRGNPKNITSLKDLGKENVRVAIGDPKACAIGKVAQKMLDKEGVNINENLVAKTPTVNQLLTYILSGQVDAVIIWEDMLTWNNSKSKLEMIEIEGAKNQTIPAAVTSISGNVETSKEFVEYIKSDEARVIWEKWGFKVIF, from the coding sequence ATGGATAAGAAGATAATGGCGTTTGTAATAGGGTTGCTGATCCTTTCAGCGGTTACAGGAGCGTATCTTATCACAGGAAATTCAAAGACTATGAAGGGATCAGAGATCACAGTCCTTGCAGGGGCAGGGCTCATGAAACCAATGAATGAGATAATAACTAATTTTGAGAAAAAGACAGGAAAAAAGGTTAATGTTCAGTATGGGGGTTCAGGAGAACTTCTTGCAACACTGATGACATCAAAAAAGGGCGATGTACTCATAACAGGCGAATATACGACAATGGACAAGGCAAAAGAAAAGGGTTACATAATCAATGATACCATTGTGAATGTAACCTCACATAAACCCGTCATAGCCGTTAAAAGGGGAAATCCGAAGAACATAACCTCCCTTAAAGATCTGGGTAAAGAAAACGTGAGAGTTGCGATAGGAGATCCCAAGGCATGCGCGATAGGCAAAGTCGCCCAGAAAATGCTTGATAAAGAGGGCGTAAATATAAATGAAAATTTAGTTGCAAAGACTCCAACAGTTAATCAGCTCTTAACATACATCCTCTCAGGACAGGTAGATGCAGTTATAATATGGGAGGACATGTTGACATGGAACAACAGTAAATCAAAGCTGGAAATGATTGAAATCGAGGGAGCAAAGAACCAGACAATACCCGCAGCGGTCACTTCAATTTCAGGAAACGTTGAAACATCAAAAGAATTCGTTGAATACATTAAATCAGATGAGGCCAGGGTTATATGGGAAAAATGGGGGTTCAAAGTCATTTTCTGA
- a CDS encoding DUF6544 family protein yields the protein MLRKRFEMEVREELRKVYNLNERELPGLLAGYLESSGLPHDPQNLLIRWADSKIRRGPRWMNVDMTQINTPAPFRSVYIKGRFLGIPLEGLDIYSGGHGEMTIRALKFLKVAEERGDPMDVSALVTLLSEAPFLPSLFLAECTEWSQLDDERVEGRIRDHGITASGLFTFDEHGRFLKFYTEDRYCVEFNMEQHPWSVEVLSYRDAGGFIYPAECTATWHLPEGDLKYFHGRIRDAKFNIRTL from the coding sequence ATGCTAAGAAAAAGATTTGAAATGGAAGTTAGAGAAGAACTCAGAAAGGTTTATAATCTGAATGAGAGGGAACTACCAGGGTTACTTGCAGGATACCTTGAATCCTCCGGTCTCCCCCATGACCCTCAAAACCTCCTGATCAGGTGGGCTGACTCAAAAATAAGGAGAGGACCCCGCTGGATGAATGTGGACATGACCCAGATCAACACTCCAGCACCCTTCAGGAGCGTTTACATAAAGGGCCGTTTTTTAGGAATACCCCTTGAGGGCCTTGACATATATTCCGGAGGCCATGGAGAGATGACCATCAGGGCACTGAAATTTCTGAAGGTCGCAGAGGAGCGTGGAGATCCTATGGACGTGTCAGCCCTTGTAACTCTACTCTCAGAGGCCCCATTTCTCCCATCCCTATTCCTTGCAGAGTGTACGGAATGGTCACAGCTGGATGATGAAAGGGTTGAGGGTAGAATCAGGGACCATGGCATCACTGCCAGTGGTCTGTTCACCTTCGATGAGCATGGAAGGTTCCTGAAATTCTATACAGAGGACAGGTACTGTGTAGAGTTCAACATGGAGCAGCACCCCTGGAGTGTTGAGGTGCTATCATACAGGGATGCCGGGGGTTTTATCTATCCCGCGGAGTGCACAGCAACATGGCACCTCCCGGAGGGTGACCTGAAGTACTTCCATGGAAGGATCAGAGACGCAAAGTTCAACATAAGGACGCTTTAA
- a CDS encoding ATP-binding protein — MIVINREKCSGVENCAGKGLCILICEKDAIIEDNGFPLVINDKCDNCRLCISNCPNGAISEVDTDVG, encoded by the coding sequence ATGATAGTCATCAATAGGGAGAAATGTAGCGGTGTTGAAAACTGCGCGGGAAAAGGCCTCTGCATTCTCATCTGTGAAAAGGATGCAATAATTGAGGACAACGGATTTCCCCTTGTGATAAATGATAAATGTGATAATTGTAGGCTTTGCATCTCTAACTGCCCAAACGGCGCTATTTCTGAGGTAGATACTGATGTTGGTTAA
- a CDS encoding Rossmann-like domain-containing protein produces the protein MILDDILDEIENMPEIRVRDVAIGRSWTAVWSSSCGIASNNGFIRDFEIPEMTHELLELSRSWDPFYSSLGIATVNSVIEGGGKRCNAFDILMEECRNRKIAMVGEFPRRYTDRIRTVSDEFYILEINPFKVNPKRGVFPETAAEQIIPRVDVLAVTGSTLVNHSTERYLALAELDAFVAIIGPTTPMTDVFFEYGVDMIAGVEITDPVNILKKIRFNEGMLHEKDGGIIYRVMEA, from the coding sequence ATGATACTTGATGATATACTGGATGAGATTGAGAACATGCCTGAAATCAGAGTAAGGGATGTGGCCATAGGCAGATCATGGACGGCTGTTTGGAGCAGCTCCTGCGGTATAGCCAGTAATAATGGATTCATCAGAGATTTTGAAATTCCAGAGATGACTCATGAATTACTTGAACTTTCAAGGTCATGGGACCCATTTTATTCCAGCCTGGGAATTGCTACTGTTAACTCAGTGATCGAGGGAGGTGGTAAACGATGCAATGCATTTGATATACTGATGGAGGAATGCCGAAATCGAAAAATCGCTATGGTGGGTGAATTCCCACGCCGCTACACTGACAGGATAAGGACGGTTTCGGACGAGTTCTATATTCTGGAGATCAATCCATTTAAGGTCAATCCTAAAAGGGGTGTTTTTCCTGAAACAGCGGCTGAACAGATTATCCCCCGGGTTGATGTACTTGCAGTGACTGGCAGCACACTGGTCAATCACAGCACAGAACGTTACCTTGCACTGGCAGAACTTGATGCTTTTGTGGCTATCATAGGACCCACAACGCCAATGACAGATGTTTTTTTTGAATACGGGGTTGATATGATTGCAGGGGTTGAAATAACTGATCCTGTTAATATTCTAAAGAAAATAAGGTTCAATGAGGGCATGTTACATGAAAAAGATGGAGGAATAATCTACAGGGTAATGGAGGCCTGA
- a CDS encoding metal-dependent transcriptional regulator: MELTRSMENYLETLYRLSSHGIVKTSDLSSRMNVRPASVTQMLKRLHEMGLVIYHPYLGAELTDEGREIAEMVLRRHMILECFFHNVLGMDLDSSYEEASRMKHELFRETELALMRYLRNPARCPHGIPIP; this comes from the coding sequence ATGGAACTCACAAGGAGCATGGAAAACTACCTCGAGACATTATACAGGTTAAGTAGTCACGGGATCGTTAAAACCTCTGACCTGTCATCAAGGATGAACGTCAGACCAGCCAGTGTAACCCAGATGCTCAAGAGACTCCATGAAATGGGCCTTGTCATCTACCACCCATACCTGGGGGCTGAACTCACAGATGAGGGAAGGGAGATTGCAGAGATGGTTCTGAGGAGGCACATGATCCTGGAGTGCTTCTTCCACAACGTCCTTGGAATGGACCTCGACTCATCCTATGAGGAGGCCTCCCGCATGAAGCACGAGCTCTTCAGGGAAACAGAGCTGGCACTCATGAGGTACCTGAGGAACCCGGCAAGGTGCCCCCACGGCATACCCATACCCTGA
- a CDS encoding M48 family metallopeptidase, producing the protein MDRFMAGDLEVRCEVIYRRVKNPRIELRFDSLRLILPADFTGDPMEVLSSRSDWIQRKIHEFHEMLERASDMELEYRRDKELRSLVSGFLDHYSDVLGVEYGRVRFRRMRSRWGSCSSRGNLSFNTLLSHLPDRMVEYVVLHELAHLREMNHSPRFWGILESEMPDCTERRRMLRYYWARLYMEGLVD; encoded by the coding sequence ATGGACAGATTCATGGCCGGGGACCTGGAGGTCAGATGTGAGGTCATATACAGGAGGGTTAAGAACCCGAGGATTGAGCTGAGATTCGACAGCCTGCGCCTGATACTCCCCGCAGATTTCACCGGGGACCCCATGGAGGTTCTATCATCCAGGAGTGACTGGATCCAGAGGAAGATCCATGAGTTCCATGAGATGCTTGAGAGGGCATCTGACATGGAACTGGAGTACCGGCGGGATAAGGAACTGAGATCACTGGTCAGCGGATTCCTGGACCATTACTCTGATGTCCTGGGCGTCGAATATGGGAGGGTCCGTTTCAGGAGGATGAGGTCCCGCTGGGGTAGCTGCAGCTCCAGGGGCAATCTGAGCTTCAACACCCTCCTCTCCCATCTCCCGGACAGGATGGTGGAGTACGTGGTGCTCCATGAACTGGCCCACCTCCGGGAGATGAATCACAGCCCGAGGTTCTGGGGTATCCTCGAATCTGAGATGCCGGACTGCACCGAAAGGAGGAGGATGCTGAGGTACTACTGGGCCCGGCTTTACATGGAGGGCCTTGTCGATTAG
- a CDS encoding Mth938-like domain-containing protein has product MFSDCRFGSVTYRGREYRSDIVVHVDGSVTPRRKEISRRKYGTSHVMAEEELEELLEEKPESIIIGSGVHGALETGFRSDATVLPTCEAIKRYNEERSAGRRVAAIIHVTC; this is encoded by the coding sequence ATGTTCTCAGACTGCAGATTCGGCTCCGTGACCTACAGGGGACGTGAATACAGATCAGACATCGTGGTGCACGTTGATGGGAGTGTGACACCAAGGAGGAAGGAGATATCAAGGAGGAAATACGGGACATCCCATGTCATGGCAGAGGAGGAACTTGAGGAACTCCTGGAAGAGAAACCTGAATCCATAATCATAGGCTCAGGGGTCCATGGAGCCCTTGAAACCGGGTTCAGATCAGATGCAACAGTTCTTCCCACCTGTGAGGCCATAAAGAGGTACAATGAGGAGAGGAGTGCCGGTAGGAGGGTTGCGGCCATAATACATGTGACCTGCTAA
- a CDS encoding endonuclease/exonuclease/phosphatase family protein: MELKVLTWNLNRASYRRRKLWSYMGELEFDAGFFQEVYMIPNEVRWNYHTFRGEMNTLLLHKDLMLDSMKRNYLEISDNHCIEDFYVSCRIEIGGNSLSLFSIYNYIGPADSDFSEFLDLLYNYIEEGEDLIIIGGDFNINKNFSPSLRRLALLAEEMTGRLSELGFRDVLREEEDPFTFMTPNGGKYQIDYLFVPEGVKILDVWHPPAGEIIETRPRLSDHIPLRVTLEI, from the coding sequence ATGGAACTTAAGGTTCTGACATGGAACCTGAACCGGGCATCCTACAGGCGGAGGAAACTCTGGAGTTATATGGGGGAACTGGAATTTGATGCAGGATTTTTCCAGGAGGTCTACATGATACCCAATGAGGTAAGGTGGAATTACCATACCTTCCGCGGGGAGATGAACACATTACTTCTTCATAAGGATCTCATGCTGGATTCCATGAAAAGGAACTACCTTGAAATCTCAGACAACCACTGTATAGAAGATTTTTATGTTTCCTGCAGAATAGAAATCGGAGGAAATAGTCTTTCCCTCTTTAGCATATACAATTACATTGGGCCAGCAGATAGTGACTTTTCTGAGTTCCTTGACCTCCTGTATAACTACATTGAGGAGGGAGAGGACCTGATCATAATTGGCGGTGATTTCAACATCAATAAAAACTTCAGCCCATCCCTGAGGAGGTTAGCACTCCTTGCAGAGGAGATGACCGGAAGACTCTCTGAACTTGGATTCAGGGATGTTCTCAGGGAGGAGGAAGATCCATTCACATTCATGACACCTAACGGGGGGAAATACCAGATTGATTACCTCTTTGTCCCGGAAGGAGTGAAGATCCTTGACGTCTGGCACCCTCCGGCAGGTGAAATTATAGAGACCAGGCCAAGGTTATCTGATCATATACCCCTCAGGGTAACCCTGGAGATCTAG